In Rubripirellula tenax, the following are encoded in one genomic region:
- a CDS encoding family 16 glycosylhydrolase translates to MSKQCIDVSVLCEVRPLPGVRRGLLNRLLPLVLLASLSLSAHSVLAQAPAVSGFDLAWLDEFDGMSIDSSKWDVADTNVPTNNSLQDYLPDQVSVSGGNLVITAENSASRGLPYVSGSVISKVAQQYGRWEVRANLPTGKGMWPAIWLLSDTTKNAWPSQGEIDIMENRGDQPNLTSSAFHYGTNPPFSHQFVAKEQQSVAGGSQVNYHNSFHNYAVEWDNKQIRFYVDDVHHATVRDSDTGGFISRQSDGMNVILNLAVGGDFLDNPDASTPWPQDFRVDHVYAYTKADSDPVMTFDNGSFDDNGGSLAHWSTYGNTIGAGTNVRGDNQHVASGDGALKLYGQFDGTENYSGVEQGLTVTGGETLFAQASAFVDSNDSIFATDNYAVLNIDYYNQQYGEFGSGQYIGSDSVVLADGATLNDVWLTRQLSSVVPDGAVEARLALVFVQPQFAGGAVHIDSVRFFSAAAVPEPSTLWMLVAITGLCFVRRKSRSFSAST, encoded by the coding sequence ATGTCTAAGCAGTGCATCGACGTCTCGGTCTTGTGTGAAGTTCGACCTTTGCCAGGTGTTCGACGCGGATTGCTAAATCGCCTCTTGCCGTTGGTCCTGCTTGCTTCCTTGTCACTGTCGGCGCATTCGGTTTTAGCCCAGGCGCCTGCCGTCTCTGGTTTCGATCTCGCTTGGCTGGATGAGTTCGACGGAATGTCCATCGATTCGTCCAAGTGGGACGTCGCCGACACCAACGTGCCGACGAACAATTCGCTGCAAGACTATCTTCCCGACCAAGTGAGTGTTTCGGGTGGCAACCTTGTCATCACGGCCGAGAACTCTGCTTCGCGCGGACTCCCCTATGTCAGCGGAAGCGTGATTAGCAAAGTTGCCCAACAGTACGGTCGATGGGAAGTGCGAGCAAATCTGCCGACCGGTAAAGGGATGTGGCCAGCCATCTGGCTTTTATCTGACACCACCAAGAATGCTTGGCCGAGTCAGGGTGAAATCGACATCATGGAGAACCGGGGCGACCAACCGAATTTGACCAGCAGTGCTTTTCACTATGGGACGAATCCGCCCTTCAGTCATCAGTTCGTTGCGAAGGAGCAACAGTCCGTCGCGGGTGGCAGCCAAGTCAACTACCACAACAGTTTCCACAACTATGCCGTGGAGTGGGACAACAAACAAATTCGCTTTTATGTCGACGATGTTCATCACGCGACCGTCCGAGACTCGGATACCGGCGGGTTTATTTCTCGGCAAAGCGATGGAATGAATGTGATTCTTAACCTTGCCGTGGGAGGCGATTTTTTAGACAACCCCGACGCTTCCACGCCGTGGCCCCAAGACTTCCGCGTCGATCATGTCTATGCCTACACGAAAGCGGATAGCGATCCGGTCATGACGTTCGACAACGGTTCGTTCGACGACAATGGCGGCTCGTTGGCTCATTGGTCGACGTATGGAAACACAATCGGTGCCGGCACCAACGTTCGTGGTGATAACCAGCATGTTGCCTCGGGCGATGGAGCCTTGAAACTCTATGGCCAGTTCGACGGAACGGAAAACTATTCCGGCGTTGAACAGGGACTTACCGTCACCGGCGGCGAAACACTGTTTGCACAAGCAAGTGCATTCGTCGATTCGAACGATTCGATCTTTGCAACGGACAACTACGCCGTTCTAAACATCGACTATTACAACCAACAGTACGGTGAGTTTGGATCGGGCCAGTACATCGGATCGGATTCCGTGGTGCTGGCTGATGGAGCAACGTTGAATGATGTTTGGCTGACGCGTCAGCTTTCATCGGTTGTCCCCGACGGCGCGGTCGAGGCACGGTTGGCACTCGTATTCGTTCAACCCCAGTTTGCCGGCGGCGCCGTGCACATCGATAGTGTTCGGTTCTTTTCAGCTGCCGCGGTCCCCGAACCAAGCACCTTGTGGATGCTTGTGGCGATAACCGGCTTATGCTTCGTCCGACGGAAAAGCCGATCGTTTTCGGCGTCGACGTAA